GACATATTTCCTTGTGACGTGGCTCTTAGAGTGAAGTTTAAAGCTTATTGCATATTTTTGCGTTGATCTAACTCTATTGATCTTCTAACaccaaagagaaagagaaaacaaGAAAGAAGAAAACATGGGTGTAGGATCATCTTCAACACCAACTCTTGTAACAGAATTAGCATCACCTGAAGCTAAAGTTACAGGCATTTTCACCTATCCAATTAAGTCATGCCGTGGCATTTCTCTTCCTCATGCTCCTCTCACTCCTTTTGGTACATTATTCCCTCTTGTTGtgcttttttatttgaattaagtgGAATTTTTTATTCAGAATTTTTACTGGTTAGGATTTCGGTGGGATCGACAGTGGGTGGTTGTGAACTCGAAAGGAAGAGCACGCTCACAAAGAGTTGAACCAAAGCTTGCTTTGGTTGAGGTTGAACTTCCACCTGAAGCTTTTCTTGAACACTGGAAACCTACCACTGATTCCTTCATGGGTATGTTACATTTTTCTTATGCTCCACCATACTATATCATAttctgtatttatttattttatccatTAACACCAATATTAGACGAGTTAAGTTTATAAGTAGAGTATATTTCACCTTAAAATTCGGTTTTTTAAGGTTGAATCAGGCTCAACGCAATGTTAAGAATATGGTATGACTATGATTGGTAAGCACATAAAAATTCTTTTTCTTATAGACGGaacctttaaacatatttgaGATCCAAGAGATTAATCTTTGTAGTTGCATAACGAGTTTGAATCTTCTGgttcataattataaatttttagttttttacaTATTTCCGATTTCTTTCCTTATACGGAAAAAAGCCATACTAGTGAGAAAAGAGAGATATCACAGCTGGGTAGATGATATAAGGTATGTGCTTTCATACCAGTGGGGCTATTTGCCTATCATAAATAGAAAATGTAAACTCTTGTTAACAACATCCAAAAGAGGACATAGTGAAGGAACTTTCACCACTTTGTTTCTGTCATAGTCTTCACAAagaatcctcaaaatcaaaattggtATAAAGCAAAATGAGTGACTCATCCCCTTTTTATGAACAGCTCCAAAAATATTACTTTTTCTATAAGAATTTTGAAGCCTTTATAAAACAGGACTAAATGTTAGGATAAATTGGATCTTATGGCATTAACATTAATGGAAAATGTAAACTCTTTTTGAACAACATCCAAACGAAGATGTGAAATAAAAGTTATTGATGTCTTAAGAGATGTGAGCTAGTGCCTAATAATACATCAATTGCTTTCCTAAACTTAATTCAATGAAAGAAGTTACACCTCTTTGTCTCAATCATAGTCTTCATAAAGAATCCTCAAAACCAAAATTAGTAAAAAGTAAAATGAGTGactcattttctttttttatactcCAACAGACTTTTGAGTAATTTGCATATTCTTCATGATCacgattttcttttttcttctttgtttgttcGGTTAATGAATAATGTCACTTTCTTAATTTTACAGTGGTGAAAGCACCTGGAATGGAACCTCTCAAAGTTTGTTTGAACAAACAGCAGTATGATGTTGTAGATGATATTGGTTTGTGGGAATGGACCGGCCCTGCCTGGGATGAGGGAGCTGAAGCATCGAAGTGGTTCTCGGATTATTTAGGAAGTCCTTGTAGACTGGTCCGCTTCAATACTGGTAATGTCTTTGAAAACTTCCATAATAAGATAACGACGATTATAATGTTTAGTTGGATTTGTTACTTTAGTCatcttaataataaataaaggaCTATCTAAGAATTCTGAGTTGTGTGGACCTAACTCAACTTTACAAAGCGAGTTTGTAAGATGAAGACAACCTTCATTTATAAATATACATTCAAGTCATAGCAAAAACCTGAGAGCAATAGTCTGACAAATCATGATGATAATTCTCTAGTAATGTTCCAAATGCAGATTCACAAGTTAGAAATGTAGACCCTCGATATGTTGATGGACAGCAACGAATCTTCTTCACTGATGGCTATCCATTCTTACTCGCATCTCAGGTCAGGCCAGATGCAGTTGGGAAACAAAGGCGATATTTACTTATTTAAGTCTTTACTCTTTACATTTCATTTATTGCTTTCAGGAATCATTGGATGCACTAAACAAGCTTCTGGAGGAACCGATACCTATGAATCGTTTCAGACCCAAGTATTGATTTGTTCATCTCTCCTCATCACCTGTTgtgatatatatattatttcatagTATATGTTACTAGTTTAGATTTCATAATTGAGTTTCTTGTGGCACTTGATGCAGTATCCTTGTTGAAGGCTGTGAACCATATGCTGAAGACTTGTGGAGAGATATTAAGATAAGTAGGTTTTCATTTCAGTGTGTCAAGCTGTGTGCCCGTTGTAAGGTAGAAAACTAAGGAAActaattcatttttttcttttatttcataaCCTAGTTATTTATGCATCCAACTTTCACTATTGATGATGTTTATATTATGGTCAGATACCACAAGTCAATCAAGAGACAGCAATATATGGTACTGAACCGACGGAAACTCTCATGAAAGTTAGGTCTGGCCATGTCTTGAGACcaaatcaaaataacaaaaacaaggtGAGACATTCAGTCATGAAATATTCAATGAATGTTCCTTTGGTTTCATTGATGTTAAGTGACATGTGAAGTGCTTGTGCAGGTCTACTTTGGTCAGAAAACAGTGTGGAACTGGAAGGATTCTTCTGCTAAAGGGGATGGAAACATGCTTAAATTGGGAGATCCTGTTTATATTATCAAAAAATATCCTTCTCTAGAAGAAGCAGCAGCTTAAAAGGCTACAGTGTCACAAACATTGAGTATGAGTGGCTATGATGAAATAAAGTGATTATATTTTCATGATTGCTGAACATTGCTTTGAGCCGTTGTAAAATGTAATGCATCTATTGTGCCTTGTATCCAATTAATAACATGACAATGACAATAAGGATCATGCAAATAATAGGGTTGTCTTCTTTATCAAACATCATGTTGCCACTAGAGTTTAGAGAGGTTAAACAGCAAGTTTGATATGTTTGAGaaaaaatctaatcaaattaaATTTAGGTGAGAAAATTTGAATTAGATTTCAAACTTTTCTTAATCAACTTTTTTTCAAACTGAGGTGGAAAGCAGATTACAGCGGTTACACAACCGTTGCTACGAGTATCGATAGTGTTGTAATTGTGATTTTATGTTTTACATTTGAGTAAGGGAGTCATACAATATTTATGAACTAATATAGTACTAAAAAAAacgtattatatttaaaataatataattttttattgtatttataattaatattatgggtttttatttaaattctttcTAAAAAACTCGTTTAAGGCTGGCtaattgatcgcgactttgcgtgtctataaatttgataactgcaagtgcacagtcgtgtcgtgtagttttaaaagatatcgaatccatagggactatgaatcgatctaccgttatctaaggttattatgtaaagctaaggctactaatattttgattgtttctaaaaGGGAAGGTAATCgtgaattctaagaaatataataataacggatatcagtatgtatttcgtctaacttaggtgatccgaaggtccattggctatggtaTTCATTCgattaaagatctttattaatttagttgattaaaagtcctcctctcaaactctcgctttgTTGATTTAGACCactatcctaactcataatgtacgctctcgtcatcccattagatttagaaaagctttttgaaaagaacttagttaataaaatgcttgctttatgaagtcgttatctacttaaatcccctagtctcaaactctcgctctgttgactcggttcatgctagtattccctaagtACGCTATCGCCATCCCGCGTcaggtttaaaaacactttttgaaagtaaataatttctaattagttttaatacgctttcgccatccttaaaactaatgtcctatgtctactatccagttaagaatctcaaactctcgctctattgattttaaccttagtcggccttaaaacctcaaactctcgctctactGATTTTAAgactttaataattaaattagacataaaaccaaaaacaagtgatatttaataaaacataattaagtcaatttattttggatcccacagttaacttactttacataccgatatcttaattaattagccagacatattgatacagttaaacatgcataaatttgtTCGGTTTATAATGAAAGGCATATTAaaaggcatacaatatatcatgcaattaaataatataaaggcaataaataaataacctgaataaaataaatctgaaataaatctGGATCTTGGAGTACTCGAACTTCCGCCACAGGTCGGCTGGATCATTCTTCGAAAATTATTAGGCGTAAAATTTAAAggcaaggaaaataaaactaaatctaacgtaaggttagatctataaaaggttcacaacaatttccggtgtagaaattgttatgaGAAAAAGAAAGCAAATGAATAAAATGCGGAGGAAAATAAaatgcttgagaaatgaattcgGCAGCATTTCGTTAGAAAAATTTCGGACCTGGAGAACTGAGGTATCAGTCTCCTTTTATAGGTGAGGATCTGCAGATACGTTGCTTGAAAATAGGGACTTCGGACTTGGGACTCGGAGACACACGTCTCCACTTTTTGAGGAGACCCAGGCAacggacttgagacgtgcgtctcaagtggaggaaaTTTAGGAacggttggagacgggcgtctccattgcGTGACGTGGCGTGGACGTGGAAAGTGGagtgggagacggacgtctccactCTTTACTTGGTCTTCTTCAAATGTGGGCCACACGCAAATGATCATGTctagctccttcgtgggctgggcttgcatctttgcataattgggtcttctttgcacctcTTTCTTACTTCAACACCTCTCTTTCATCTTTTAAGAGTAAATAATAATGATTTTTGctccatttcttcttcttttcgctAATAGTCTCAATATGAACGTAATACCTGAAAcatcgcaaatacccgcataatatcataataaaacaatataattaaaagaaaacgcTAATAATacttatggattttaagctaaatatacgatataaaatcgtgttatcaaactcacccagacttgaacctttgcttgtcctcaagcaaataataagataaagacaGGAAGACAGTGAAATGAGATGCATATCCGCCACGTCGTTCGGGTCGTACTCAGCCACAGAGTGTTTTCGTCGGAAACTTATGAGATGAATCTTAGCAATAAACTtacagtagcgacactagacaactcccagcgtGCATACCAATCTGAATCATGCTATCATAGCTCGACTTTGACTTGTCACCTTGTTTTACCCGTTTCATCCGCGTGCAATCatattaagcccattatcttgacacgcacatagcagagtagccggttagtgactatgatccttttatggagttctggcacatttatgtggtatactccttagcgctcataTGTGGATTGTGGGGAATCGAACCATATTCCTTCCTACTAAGTTCAGTACCAGgtaacttctgaaccaatcaacaatgtgTTTTTAATATTTGAGATTTGTGACCATTAGGTTAAATGAtcgtgtgaggatcaccttacttagtaggtacATTTCTGTTGGCAGTTaagcatataataaaaattatatggatcatacacttatattcatcgactctctgcgtagttggtgtctaagacggtgccgactgctagaataaactaataaaggttacttcaaaattaaattcaatggtttcggtataaagggtattcaaatcggttacgcatacttgggggttttagagtgtcgggACGATAAGGGTATTGTCTCGAATCTTTACTCTGGTTTCTATGTATAAGGTAAGTAGCTTCATACTTCTCGAACGTGCGGGGTTATGCGTTTATCGTTTGAaataatttttgttatggctcaagaaaatggaaaaattatAATAGACACGGGAATATGCATATAAGacttaaaatttcataaatatgctttattgaatttgaaaagaaacgttacaaggaaaggaaataaaggaaaaataatactaaagcgagtaatacgactcccccagacttaatcgatgcagtgtcctcaatgcatagGAACTACTCCTCGTTATTGCGGTTGTGAGAACTGCTTGcacctcttgtacgaacacgtcgACGTCTATTAGTAGGAGAGCCATTGGCACGAAGGTTGAGATCAttcaattgtgtagcaatttcagtgtagtGGCCTTCggtcctaatagcatagtcacggtgctcttgttgcattTCTCGAATTAGCCTTAATGTTTCGTCTTGATTTGTTTGCATAGCTTGAAAGAGTTGGTCTTGacgttgaattgcagcatacatagCATCGAGAGTAATTGGCGGAGGATtattttgaggaggttggttaaCATCGAAATCATTATTTGCTTGGTTGAACACTTGTTCTATTTCAACTACCGGCTCATGatgatgttcaggttggttttcTTGAGGAACTTCattaataagcctccaacgctgaatataacggatgttgatttgctCGGGGCATGGCAGGATGACATTTGGAATTAGAACTTTATTGACGACCAGAGTGAAACAACCATCATGACGGGGTGACACCAAGTGAGAGtcacggcagtaagtgagatcgagggATTGAACAGGCATCATGTGATGGGAAAGGGAGATGAGGTCGTCAGTGAGGCCTAAGGCATAGGCCAATGTAGTAATAGTGCCGCCAAAACAgaaggggtttgtagcgggagcgttgatgcagccttggatgtgttggagcataaatggTGTGGCATTGATGCGGATATTATTTAGCAcactgttaggagtgaattagtagtgttttcatttGTCAAATTAACTATCTTTTGAGCTAGAAGTGAACATATCTTGttctttttaaggattttatggttAAAATTAAACTTTATAGGTTCAATGCTAATTatagaacaacttgcgtcactttgggtgttatttgtgcagatattgaagttaagaagcaaagacgaGGAAACACGCAGACGTAGAATCTCTgaagaagagaaatcacaaagaagtgggaTAAAGCAAAGGCTGAGACGCGCCAAACCCTCTGACCTGGGTTCGCGCCGCGCTAGCACGTGCCGAGCCGCGACAGCTGCGTTACAAggacaaattgttataaatagaagccctaatcctcataagaggaGGATCTTTGGTGAATGAATTTTAGAGAGCTATCCTATTCCAGAGCAGAAAACaacttccgacggagaattcaacatcaattgaagatattcccttgatgaagatgaatctttCCATGAaaccttgtgtgttcttcatggctatggagagctaaaccccattgtgttgagtttaaggtagtagttaacctatgaagatgcaattactttgattaattcctgtgaacaattgtttaagttttattatcaatgaaaacccttgcttttattttatatcattgttgaactatcaatcgagagatagggtttatacttttgccctaggtttttacattgacttgttgattaatactcagagatgaggttttgaagaagttttcataaatcatcgttattcattccctttatctttatagttattctgagagatcgaatatcataccggtagaggtggttctagattgatcattagacataatatcagttttaaGGATGAATGgagataataacttagataatgttcacatgtggattaattgattattgtatatgaataggttgatgaaccctaaaactcaacatattcattcaccattgttattcaatctttaagcttttattcatttaaatcttattttGTTAAGTGCAATTCGAGATCACATAATCAAATCAATACTTTTCATGACTCATTATAAGTTAACTATAGAATGGCAgcaatattactcagtctctgtggatacgatatattaggaaatatttacccaaaatactttcaacacgcacaaaataagaaaaataactcattttggtttaccttgtggttgttggatcttgcaaaaatagtgttacccaagacacgttgaaaataacgtatagcgggattttgaatgtgagaagcgtgAAGATTCCTCCAACCGGTAGCATTTTCGCCAGTAAGATTAAACCATAATTCAAAAGCGAGTTGTTCCCAAGGTCGTCCATGGAGTTCTTCGAAAATGGTGCGATGAGCATTTGGTGCATTAGAAAAATGCAAGTATGCAGCAACTTCTTCTTGATCTAAATGATATTCACGGTTAAACATCTGAAATTGGATGTTACCTGTTAAGAGTGGTTGAAtagaaggagtgtcgtagttgaaaaaGCCTAAGAACtccaagacgagcggctcataagtaggtacgggttcagTTCAGAGGTGGTGTAGGTTAGATTTTAtgagtaaacgggtgacaccatctattagacccaaagtttctagacactcaGTGTTCACGAATTTCGTGGGGACAACTGAACGTTCATAGAAAGCAAGATATTTGGTTCGTTGAGCATTGTCGTCTTCCTCTCGAAAGATAATttgtgaaaggtcgggaggtggtctctcagGGCACACACTTCGGAAGACTGAACGCGGAGGCATAGTGTGTTTCGGAGAAAAAAGTGTGGAGAGTAGAAgagtagaaaatggtttggaggttgtgaagaTAAAGAATGGTGGTGgtatggttttatagtgaggtttgaaagtgGTGGAGTAAAGATAGAATTAAAAGGGatttatggtggtgtttgaattttgaatggaAGGAAGAATAGAAAATGATGTAGAGTTATGGAGGTGGTGATAGAGGGATGAATgtggtttatggtgtttaaatggaagaaattacggggaagagaaagaatattgaatgataaattttgaaattcaaaattcaaaattcaaaaatggaaGTATTGATGTTCTCTGCGTGGTCAAACAAATAAAGCAGCTGCTACACAcccttgggagacgtgcgtctcaggt
This sequence is a window from Vicia villosa cultivar HV-30 ecotype Madison, WI unplaced genomic scaffold, Vvil1.0 ctg.001178F_1_1, whole genome shotgun sequence. Protein-coding genes within it:
- the LOC131633811 gene encoding uncharacterized protein LOC131633811, whose protein sequence is MGVGSSSTPTLVTELASPEAKVTGIFTYPIKSCRGISLPHAPLTPFGFRWDRQWVVVNSKGRARSQRVEPKLALVEVELPPEAFLEHWKPTTDSFMVVKAPGMEPLKVCLNKQQYDVVDDIGLWEWTGPAWDEGAEASKWFSDYLGSPCRLVRFNTDSQVRNVDPRYVDGQQRIFFTDGYPFLLASQESLDALNKLLEEPIPMNRFRPNILVEGCEPYAEDLWRDIKISRFSFQCVKLCARCKIPQVNQETAIYGTEPTETLMKVRSGHVLRPNQNNKNKVYFGQKTVWNWKDSSAKGDGNMLKLGDPVYIIKKYPSLEEAAA